In one window of Haliaeetus albicilla chromosome W, bHalAlb1.1, whole genome shotgun sequence DNA:
- the CD72 gene encoding B-cell differentiation antigen CD72 has product MRGCWSPQPCVSGPICYSSEQTSASAEASCTSPLQPREHNHWGAGPSLKGIPKAGWELAGQEPAGLRACPALAHMAQNVVYADLRFAKVMGGRSMANQALEAALGMDEAETPYENVQPVPVGQDGDGARPSPGECPTGVQGTWGGPGTGHWSRRWCIPVGLLATCLLLLVATVALGACYCQVTCSLRDASHEHAAEWGRLSQEVSAWEQSLEQTQLELAWARAELQRAWRESNSSQLELGSLNAELARVMGVLGKTEQEMQEVQGKLNNSESTVAILRSCTTIDCCPSGWLLYRGKCLFISSEKKTWEDSRDECEKKYSQLLVTKSWSRWTMPTFLKNADIPYWIGLQKSSFPWYDYGWLEEGDPDNKGVSDAWFWVDGSLYERPWQSKLNGSCAIISRGNIKPTQCTSPDDLHLWICEKAVGPSSSFI; this is encoded by the exons ATGAGAGGGTGCTGGTCCCCACAGCCATGCGTCTCTGGTCCCATCTGCTACAGCTCAGAGCAAacttctgcttctgcagaagccaGCTGCACTTCTCCTTTGCAACCCCGAGAGCACAATCACTGGGGAGCAGGACCATCCCTGAAAGGCATCCCAAAGGCAGGGTGGGAGCTagcagggcaggagccagcAGGGCTTAGGGCTTGCCCAGCACTTGCCCACATGGCCCAGAATGTGGTTTATGCTGACCTGAGGTTTGCCAAGGTGATGGGGGGACGGAGCATGGCCAACCAGGCGCTGGAGGCAG CCCTTGGCATGGACGAAGCAGAGACCCCCTACGAGAATGTGCAGCCGGTGCcagtggggcaggatggggacGGGGCCCGGCCCAGCCCAGGTGAGTGCCCAACTGGAGTCCAGGGGACCTGGGGAGGTCCTGGCACGG GGCACTGGTCCCGGCGGTGGTGCATCCCTGTGGGGCTGCTGGCaacctgcctgctgctgctggtggccaCTGTGGCCCTGGGGGCTTGCT ACTGTCAGGTCACCTGCAGCCTGCGGGATGCCTCCCACGAGCATGCGGCCGAGTGGGGCCGCCTCTCACAGGAGGTGAGTGCATgggagcagagcctggagcagACACAGCTGGAGCTGGCATGGGCCAGAGCAGAGCTACAGCGAGCATGGCGGGAGAGCAACAGCagccagctggagctggggagccTGAACGCTGAGCTGGCGCGTGTCATGGGTGTCCTGGGGAAGACGGAGCAGGAGATGCAGGAGGTGCAGGGGAAGCTCAACAACAGTGAGAGCACTGTGGCCATCCTGCGCTCCTGCACAACTATAG ACTGCTGCCCCTCAGGCTGGCTGCTGTACAGGGGCAAGTGCCTCTTCATTTCATCGGAGAAGAAGACATGGGAGGACAGCAGAGACGAGTGCGAGAAGAAATATTCTCAGCTCCTGGTCACCAAATCCTGGAGTCGCTGGACCATGCCG acCTTCCTGAAGAATGCAGACATCCCGTACTGGATTGggctgcagaagagcagcttCCCCTGGTACGACTACGGCTGGCTGGAAGAAGGGGACCCGGACAACAAGGGGGTCTCGGATGCCTGGTTCTGGGTGGATGGTTCCCTTTACGAAAG GCCATGGCAGTCAAAGTTGAATGGGTCCTGTGCCATAATAAGCCGCGGGAACATCAAACCCACCCAGTGTACCAGTCCTGATGACCTGCACCTCTGGATCTGCGAGAAGGCAGTGGGGCCAAGCTCCTCTTTCATATGA